CGCGTCGGTGCCGACCATGGTGCTTGGCACCTGACCGGAAATGATCACCATCGGAATCGAGTCCATATAGGCGGTGGCGATACCGGTGATGGCGTTTGTGGCGCCTGGACCGGAAGTCACCAGTACCACGCCGGCTTTACCGGTGGCACGGGCGTAGCCGTCAGCCATATGGGTCGCCGCTTGTTCGTGACGAACCAGGATGTGGGTCACTTCCGGTTCTTTGAACAGGGCATCGTAAACATGCAGGAGAGCACCACCCGGGTACCCGTAGATATATTTGACGCCTTCGTCACGCAAAAAGCGGACGAGCATCTCACCGCCAGATAAAAGCTCCACGTTGTTCACCTCTAAAACGCCAGAATACCGTCCACAAAAGGGGCGGGTCTTAATAGGTTTACTTCTCGGCAGAGCATGAGCGACGGTGGTCGCCGACTACGTCAGCACTGACTGAGCAAGTATTGGGATCGTCCCAAGTGTTGCGGGCTTTTCCCACCCAGCGCGAGGTAACGCGTTGCGGGTGTAACAGGTCGGCGCGGATGTGCGCCTCATGATCTACCGAGTGGGTCTGCTTCTGGCAGTCCCTCTACAGCGGACTTTGGATTCTTCTGTTTCGCCCTCTGCAAGTCAAGTCGTCTGTGCGGTTAATTGTGGGTAAGCACATGAGAACGCAAGAAAAAACCTGAAAAGCGCTACTCTGTTAGCGTCAATTGCGCATTTTTACCAAGGAATCAGCATGCGAACGCTCCTCCTCACTCTGCTGATCGGCGTCAGCCCATGGTGCTCGGCCGCTCAAATCTACAAATGGGTCGATGCTCAGGGCGTCACGCATTTCGATGCACAGCCGCCGCAGGGCCAACCGTCGACGACCGTACAGACGCCCTCCCCGCCTGCGCCGAAAGCCGCGCCGATGCCGGGCGGCGGCGTACTCGGCGATCAGAAGGCCATTGATACCAAGGTGAAGAAACAGGTCGCCGAGCAGCAGGCGCAACTCAAGGCATTCTGCGAGCAGGCACGCACGAATCTCGCGCAATTGCAGAACAATCCGCGTTTGCGGGAAGAGGTCGAGGGGGATTTGCGGCGGCTCGACGACGCGCAGCGTCAGGAGCGCATCGTTGAAGCGCAGAAGCAGATTGCCGAGAATTGCTCGTAGGCACGCTGCCGGATCTGTGTGAGAGCTGTGTAGGAGCTGACGAGTGCAACGAGGCTGCGATCTCTTGATCCTGTTTTTGCATAAGCAAGATCAAAAGATCGCAGCCTTCGGCAGCTCCTACCCAACCGTATTCAGCGGGATGCAGTAATCAGCATGTCAAACTCTTTGAGCAGCACCTGCAACTGCCGATCCTTGCCGCCAAGATTGCGCTGGGCGAAAACCATTTCCGCCATTTCCTGAATGCCCGAGGCGTTCGGCAAAGGCAGGTCCTGTTCGAGGATCATCTTCATGCGCGGCAGGAAGATCCATTGCAGCCATTGCTCGAAGTCCAGCGTGTCGACCGAAAACGGCTCGACACTGCTCAGGGCTTCGGCCGACGGCTGAACCTCATCCCACCACCCCTGGGTGCGCAGCTCTCGCTCGATCAGCAACAGCTGATCGGCGATTTTCGGGAAGCGCGCATCCATCACAGGGAAACCTTGGCCTTCTGACGGGCCTGAGCAGCGCCGGCGGCATCGCCTTGTTTCTCACGTGCCTGGGCGATGATATCCCACAGGCTGGCTTGCAGATCCGGACGCCCGTTGGCCATGGTCAGCGCGCGACGGGCGAACTGCTCGGCCTGCGGCGCATCGCCTTGGGCCATGCGCACCTGCGCCAAACGGTAAAGCACTTGTGGCTCACGGGGGGCAACACGTTGCGCCCGCTCCAGGCTGGAAGAGGCACCGTTCAAGTCACCACCGGCCTGCTGCTGTTGCGCTGTAGTCAGCAAGGCGAGTACCGGGCCGTCCAGTTGCTCATCCGCCGACAGGCCACCGCCACTGCTGGCCGAAGGAATGCCACTGGGCGTCGACGGCATGCTGTAGCTGCCGGAGTTGACCGGCGCCGATTCAACCGCCGATGGGTTGTACGGCCCCGCCGTGATGCCGCCGGATGCCGGACCCGGGACGATCGGCGAAGAGCTGATCGGTGTCGACACCGCCGCACCGCCGCCCGGCACCATCACCACCACGCCGGTATCGCCCTGCGGAATCGCCTGAGTCTGGCCCTGCGCCGGGCGCTTGACCGTGGTCTGGCGGAAACCGCCATTGGCGCCGATGCGTTCACTGTTGGACACGGCTGTGCCCGAATCCACCACGGGAATCGAACCACGCTGTACGGTGGAGCAGCCGCTGAGCAAAGCCACGGCGGTCACCGCTGGAATCAACCACTTGTTCACTTGAAACCCTCTTTGCTTAATTCATCCAGCCCTTGACCCAGTCCATCACCGATTCCGGCGAGGCAGGTGTTTCGCTTGCGCACGCGGCGCCGGGTGGCGGCTCGCTGCCGCGAATATACGGCATCTGTACCGCGCCGGGGCAGTTGGCATCGGAACCCTGGCCGGTGCGTGAATCGACCCAGGCCTGCACGACGTTGTCCGGCTGCGGCATGTCCAGCGGCAGCGGATCGGCCTTGCGCATGAAACTGGTCCAGACCTGCAACGCACCGGTCGCCCCGGTGAACGGCGTCTTGCCGTTGTCATCGCGGCCGAGCCAGACCACCGCCAGCAGATCCTGACTGAAACCGGCAAACCAGCTGTCGCGCGAGTCGTTACTGGTACCAGTCTTGCCTGCCAGTGTCAGGGTCTTGGGCAGCACGTTATAAACCGAACTGCCGGTACCTTCACGCATCACCCGCTGCATGGCGTTCTGGATCAGGTAAATCGAGGCCGGATCGAAACGCTGCTCGATCTGGAACGGATAACGCTTGAGCGGCTCGCCCTCGGCGGTCAACACGCTGCGAATACCGCGCATCGGCGTATTGAAGCCGCCGTTGGCCAGCGTCTGATACATGGTCGCCACTTCGATCGGCGTCATGCCACCGGCACCCAGCAGCATCGACGGGAACGCCGGGAATTCACGGGTCACGCCGAGGCGACCGAGGGTCTTGAGCACGTTCGGCACACCGACTTCCAGGCCCAGTCGCGAGGTCGACAGGTTGTAGGAATGCGCCAGGCCCTGATAGAGGAACACCGTACCGTGGGAGCGGCGATCG
This genomic interval from Pseudomonas koreensis contains the following:
- a CDS encoding DUF4124 domain-containing protein, producing MRTLLLTLLIGVSPWCSAAQIYKWVDAQGVTHFDAQPPQGQPSTTVQTPSPPAPKAAPMPGGGVLGDQKAIDTKVKKQVAEQQAQLKAFCEQARTNLAQLQNNPRLREEVEGDLRRLDDAQRQERIVEAQKQIAENCS
- a CDS encoding YqcC family protein; its protein translation is MDARFPKIADQLLLIERELRTQGWWDEVQPSAEALSSVEPFSVDTLDFEQWLQWIFLPRMKMILEQDLPLPNASGIQEMAEMVFAQRNLGGKDRQLQVLLKEFDMLITASR
- a CDS encoding tetratricopeptide repeat protein codes for the protein MNKWLIPAVTAVALLSGCSTVQRGSIPVVDSGTAVSNSERIGANGGFRQTTVKRPAQGQTQAIPQGDTGVVVMVPGGGAAVSTPISSSPIVPGPASGGITAGPYNPSAVESAPVNSGSYSMPSTPSGIPSASSGGGLSADEQLDGPVLALLTTAQQQQAGGDLNGASSSLERAQRVAPREPQVLYRLAQVRMAQGDAPQAEQFARRALTMANGRPDLQASLWDIIAQAREKQGDAAGAAQARQKAKVSL